The following are from one region of the Periophthalmus magnuspinnatus isolate fPerMag1 chromosome 5, fPerMag1.2.pri, whole genome shotgun sequence genome:
- the LOC117370572 gene encoding transcriptional regulator QRICH1-like: MNEQESGVVSFDEYVRQKARTVPQHKMKEFLESLSKGSEVLQEFSEQEEAVTTTTMVYQQQDANCVYTDSTEVAGSLLELACPVQVTSSEMSPQLSEQPLQVQVQIQGQQGQTVSHVLQVTSPQQDLQALVQQGELTEEQQQQIQAQLVAAVAGGQSIQLSSGQQIQLQGGQQIQLTGGQHIQLQPGQQIQLQPGQQIQLSDGQQIQLSDGQHIQLQTGKQIQIQTIEDSSREGERRASSVSTVLQPAKKRKVDVPVAVSYAVPQGQQVARVLTIPQGQQQSYVSLRPDLLTVDSAQLYSTTGTITGPSGETWTIPVYSTPQQQGVTHIAIPQDAYGTVQVTTTNGKDNMSPNSSTSVDVQATSSGTQEEMVQTLFPAQFMNGNIHIPVAVQTVGGAYSTTQSVHIWDPNQQQNQVEQGQEQQLHLQAQVETEGQGEPSAEILVPVCLKPEEGLEVWKLWAKRKNAELIKQEKTKLAPIGRRQPLRFQEDLVSSAVAELNLALSLMTKEARGLDEEEFSPDVLYYVFLCIQKYLSENGRVDDIFSDPYYTRFSESLHKLLDGWKPSVHPLGYIIPSHVTEEMLWECKQLGAHSPTTLLTTLMYFNTKYFRLITPEQHMKVAFSKVLRHARKNPGNSKDKATSIRLLKGPGLTSPGTKVSDEMYEEQVEEPDNPLRCPIKLYDFYLFKCPQSVKGRNDAYYMTPEPVVAPNSPMWYSSQPLNSQQVEQMLSRIIVVQEIQELFFSTAVTIS; the protein is encoded by the exons ATGAATGAACAGGAGAGTGGAGTGGTCTCATTTGATGAATACGTGCGGCAAAAGGCCCGCACTGTGCCTCAGCACAAAATGAAGGAGTTTTTGGAGTCTCTTTCCAAAGGCTCAGAAGTGCTTCAGGAATTCAGTGAGCAGGAGGAAGCTGTGACTACTACCACCATGGTGTACCAGCAGCAAGATGCCAATTGTGTGTACACTGACAGCACAGAGGTGGCAGGATCTCTACTAGAGCTGGCTTGCCCT GTACAGGTGACCTCAAGTGAAATGTCACCACAACTTTCTGAACAGCCCCTGCAAGTGCAG GTTCAAATCCAGGGACAGCAGGGACAAACAGTGAGCCATGTTCTtcaggtcacctctccacaacaAGATCTTCAAGCACTTGTTCAACAGGGAGAGCTTACTGAAGAGCAACAGCAACAG ATTCAAGCGCAGCTGGTCGCCGCTGTAGCAGGGGGACAATCCATCCAGTTGTCTAGTGGCCAACAAATTCAACTACAAGGTGGCCAACAAATTCAGCTGACAGGAGGGCAGCACATCCAGCTACAGCCTGGTCAGCAAATCCAACTACAACCTGGCCAACAAATCCAGCTCTCAGATGGGCAACAGATTCAGTTATCAGATGGACAACATATTCAGTTGCAAACTGGGAAACAAATTCAAATACAGACTATAGAGGACTCCtccagagagggagagaggagggccaGCTCTGTGTCAACTGTACTTCAGCCTGCTAAAAAGCGCAAGGTGGATGTTCCTGTAGCTGTGTCCTATGCTGTTCCACAGGGACAGCAAGTAGCTAGAGTTCTCACCATTCCTCAAGGGCAACAGCAAAGTTATGTGTCCTTACGGCCAGATCTGCTGACTGTGGACAGTGCTCAGCTGTATAGTACGACAGGTACAATCACTGGTCCTTCAGGTGAGACCTGGACCATCCCAGTGTATTCAACACCTCAACAGCAGGGTGTCACTCACATTGCCATCCCACAAGATGCATACGGGACAGTGCAGGTAACCACCACCAATGGAAAAGACAATATGTCTCCAAATTCATCCACTTCTGTGGATGTACAGGCCACTTCTTCAGGAACACAGGAAGAAATGGTTCAGACCCTATTCCCTGCGCAATTTATGAATGGAAACATTCACATCCCTGTGGCAGTGCAGACTGTTGGGGGAGCATACAGCACCACACAGTCTGTGCACATTTGGGATCCAAATCAGCAGCAGAACCAAGTTGAACAGGGACAGGAACAGCAGCTCCACCTGCAG GCTCAAGTAGAGACTGAAGGCCAAGGTGAGCCCTCTGCAGAGATCCTAGTTCCTGTCTGCCTAAAGCCAGAAGAGGGTCTGGAGGTCTGGAAATTATGGGCAAAGCGTAAAAATGCAGAGCTTATCAAGCAAGAAAAGACTAAGTTGGCACCTATTGGAC GTCGCCAGCCTTTACGGTTTCAGGAGGACTTGGTTTCTAGTGCAGTGGCCGAGTTGAACCTGGCTCTCTCTCTGATGACTAAAGAGGCTCGTGGATTGGATGAAGAGGAGTTTTCACCTGATGTTCTTTATTATGTTTTCTTATGCATACAAAAG tatCTGTCTGAAAATGGACGTGTTGACGACATTTTCTCTGATCCATATTACACACGCTTTTCTGAATCATTACACAAACTTCTGGATGGCTGGAAACCCAGTGTTCATCCTCTTG GTTACATTATTCCAAGTCATGTGACTGAGGAGATGCTCTGGGAATGCAAGCAGCTTGGTGCACACTCTCCGACAACCCTACTTACAACGCTAATGTACTTCAACACTAA ATATTTCCGTCTCATAACACCTGAACAGCATATGAAAGTCGCATTCTCCAAAGTCTTGAGACATGCTAGGAAAAACCCGGGAAATTCTAAAGACAAAGCAACAAGTATCCGCCTTCTGAAAGGACCAGGCTTAACAAGTCccggaacaaaag TGAGCGATGAAATGTATGAAGAGCAGGTTGAGGAACCAGATAACCCACTCCGCTGCCCAATaaaattgtatgatttttatcTCTTTAAATG TCCACAAAGTGTCAAAGGTCGCAATGATGCATACTATATGACTCCAGAGCCTGTAGTGGCACCCAATAGCCCAATGTGGTATTCATCTCAGCCACTCAACAGTCAGCAAGTGGAACAAATGCTGTCACGAATCATTGTGGTCCAAGAGATCCAGGAATTGTTCTTCAGTACTGCTGTGACCATAAGCTAA